Part of the Odocoileus virginianus isolate 20LAN1187 ecotype Illinois chromosome 9, Ovbor_1.2, whole genome shotgun sequence genome, GCACGAGGATACAGTGCCCTGTTGGGGCTGTACGTTTCCTCTAGTGAAGCTGTTCTTGCAGCTGCCTTGGAATTCACTTCAGAGCCAGTGTCTGAGCCGCCACAAACAATCTGCTGAGGCTCTGAGTGTCATACCTTGTATTTGACCAAAAATGGTATTCCTGGGCTTGAGGCGCCACCTGATTCACCACCCTGGGATCCAGATGATGTTGGGTTCTTTCCAGAAGTCAGATCTTTTCTGGGAGGATAAGATCTGCCAGCTctgagggtttgggggcaggggagTGAACCTCAGACTTTGAAAACCATTCCCAAGGGAGACAGGAGTGGTGTGGAACAATGGCCACCTTGTCAGCACAGGTGCGTGACCTTCCTAAGAGACTAGGTTAAAAGGCCATGTGTATTTGCATAAACCCCCCAGCCTATTCACTTCAAAGATCATTTTTGTCATCCTTTAGTCACTCCGCATTCATGTTGGAAGAATGTTGCAGAGCAATGAAGCGTCAGAGCCAAACTGGAGGAAGCTTTTCGGGCAAACACAGAGCCACACATAGGGGTGTAATGCAGGCCACGTGTTTAATCTAGTTTTCTAGTAGccatatttaaaaagtaagaagaaacaggtacagttttttgtgtgtggtgcAGTATCCATagcataaaatttatcattttaaccacttGTAAGTGTACAGTATGTGTTACCATCACCactatttccagaactttttcataatgccagactgaaactctgtacccgtTAAACAGTAACTCTCCATTCCTCCTCCTCAGGTCCCTGTAACCTTATAGTCTagtttctgtctctatgagtttgCCTATCCTAGGTACCTAGCAAGTGGAATCATGTAATATTGTCCTTTTgcgtctggcttatttcacttactgtgTTTTCATGATTCATTCATGtagtagcatgtgtcagaattttatTCATCTCAGTATTAATAGCTGAgtaaatatgtgtgtgtctttgtgtgtgtatatataccacatttcgTTTATCAGTTCATCTGTTGATCAATACTTTGTTGTTTCCATCTTCTCATTATTGTGTATAGTGtagctgtgaacattggggtacaagtATCTGAGTCCATGCTTTCAATTGTATTGGgtatatatacctaggagtgaaattgctggatcatatgataattttaGGTTTAAGTTTTTTAGAatctgccaaactgttttccagtttgtctTTCACCCTCTTCATAATGCCCTTGGATGCACAAAAATTTTCAGTTCTGATGtagtccagttttttttttcttttgttgcctgtggtTTGGCATCTAAGAagtcattgccaaatccaatgtcataAAGATTCCTCCTATGTTTCTTCAATAAGTttaatagttttagcttttaagtttagttctTTGAAACATTTTGGGTTAACTTCcgttcattcttctgcatgtggattTCTAGTTTTCCTAGCACTGTTTGTTAACAAAACTATCTTTTCCCATTGGATGGTCTTGGTACCTTTGTTCAGAGATCAGTTGACTGTATATGGGAGGATTTACTTCTGTggtctttattctgttccattggcctaGATTCTTATGCCAGTATCACAttcttttgattattgtagctttgttttgaaatcagatttcacattttgaaatcagaaagtgaatcctccaactttgttctttttcaagatagaTGAAGTTAATAATTTATTTAGCCCAGTGTATCTTTTCAACATGCCATCAATATGGATTCAATATAAAACATTTCTAGTGAGATATTTTGCATTCTTATGATCATCCTAACTTATAAATTGAGTGTGTATCTAACTTAACAGCCATCTCAGTTTGGACTAGCTGTGTTTCAACTCTCcatagccacatgtggctcttGACCGTGATATCAGGCAGCTTAGATTTAGCAGAAAGTTGCCTTGTGGCACAGATTCCTGAAAACACAaagggctttggagtcagatgggTCTGTTTCCCCAAAgttttcccctttcttgagaaAATTGGGGTGGGCCAGAGGAAGCCACTCATGGGTGCTGTGGTAGAGGGGGAGCAGTTCAATCCTACAGGATAGGAGGAGGGCGGTAAGAAAAGCATGCTGGGGAGGTGACATGAGTTCAGCCTTAGAGGTAGAGTGGGGACTTGGCCAAGCGGTCAGAGTGGGAAAGGGCGTTCTCGACAGAGGATGCAATTTGGGTAAAGGCCCAGGATTTGAGAGAGCTCAGTGCTCTTGGAGAATTACAGGCAGGTCTTTCAGCTCGACTAGGGTGTTAGGGGTTGGGGGCTCTGGTGAGAGGAGAGTCTGGAGAGGTGGATTGAGACTGGACCTGCCACCACTGACCACCACTGCTCCTGtcatctgtgtccccagcatctCTTATTTGGATTACTGATAGTAGCCTCCTCATGGGTCTCCCCGTGTCCACTCTTGCCCCACTTAAAAtgtaagtcagatcatgtcacttttctgctcaaaacccttcTGTGGCTTTACATTTGACTTCGTAAAATCAGAGGGTCAGGGTGCTTCCAGGTCAGTTCCACTCCTCTCTGTCGTACCTCGTCCTCTCCTCCCTGCATTCCTCTCTGGTCATTTTGGGCTCATATCCCTGACCAGGGGCCTCTACACTTGCTTTTCTCTCTTGGGATATGCTTCCCAGAGATGCCACCCCGCCTCACTCTCACGCTTCCTGTCTCCACCACTTCGTTCCTGTCTTGTCTTCTTATCACTCTATACAAAATAAAGTGATGCCCTTCTGAAGCTTTTTGTCAAAACAGTGACCACTAGCTGGCATGTTCCATCTGGATGAGTTCTTTGTCTGCCTCTGTCCTTCTGTCCTTAGAGGTCGGCCTTGAGAGAAGAGAAGACTGTTTTGCTCAGCCTTCAGTGCTTGGTGTTCAATgggtatttgttgagtgaatgactgGATGTATAAATGAACAAGTAAAGAAGCCTGAAACAGAGTAGACCTTCAGCAAATGTATGTTGACTTGAGATTTTTGTTGAAgtgtttgcatttatttattttctgtaacttcgtatttggaaaagattgaaaacgTACAAGAAAGTTGAAAGAATGGTCCAGTGACTCTCCGCATATCCTCCATTTAGATTCAAGAGCTGTTAACATTTCACCACAGTTGCTTTACATATTCTTGCATGTATGTGGGCGTGTTTGTGTAAGTGGACCCGTTTAAACATCAGTTGTAGAAACGTGACATTAACTCTTTGAATTTAGAAGCTGGCTCTGGATAGCAGTGAGTTGGAGGGGACCTCAGGCAGCAGGCAGCTGGGGCCATGGCCTCCGAACTGGACTTCTCCCCTCCCGAGGTTCCCGAGCCCACGTTCCTGGAGAACCTGCTGCGGTACGGACTCTTCCTGGGGGCCATCTTCCAGCTCATCTGCGTGCTGGCCATCATCATTCCCGTTCCCAAGTCCCACGAGGCGGTGAGTCTTTCCCTGTGAGCCTCAGCTCCTCGGGCTGGGTTCTGGGTCCTGAAAATTACAGACTTCACAGCAGTGAAGACTAGCAGGGATTATGAGGGGCTTGATTGATTTAAAGTGTCTCCAAATTCCCACCTGGTGGCATTGGGCCACGTGGTTCATACCTTATTTGTTTGCATATGTGtgaaacagatttttatttagtacctacttactatgtgtcagactcTGCTGAAAGATGTGGGGTCTGCCCTCAAAGAACTTCTAGTCTTTGGGAGAAGGGCAGATATGAAACAGATACACGTTTCCCTGTGAAGTACAGGGTACTGAGAAGGTGTGTAACAGGGGGAGGACCTGAACTTACACTCCTCCCCCAAGGAGAAGGAACTGCATGTGTAAGGACCCGAAGAATGAAGGAATGGGCTCACCCCTGAATGCAGGTGCCTGCGGCCAGAGCACAGAGGGGACGTGATGAGAGGTACAGCCagaagagtgggggtgggggcccagggGTTTTAAAGAAGAGAGTGATGTAATCAGATTGACTTTCTTGTTATTTCGACTTTTGTTCATTAGGTCTGTTTATTCTGTAGCTCTACAGCCTCCTTCCTCCACCCTACCTTCACTTTTCTCGTGACATTGATTTGTTGGAGAAGGTAGGTTGTCATCTACCACATCCAGGATTTGGCTGATTGCTTCTGTGTGGTGTCATTTGACATGTTCAACTTGTTCCTCGTATTTTCTGTCAATGAGAAATGCAGTCTAGAGGCTTGATTCAGTTCAGATCCAGTTATTTAGTGAGAACACCTCATAGCTAGTGCTGTGAATGTCTTGCTCTTTGAAATCAACAGGCACTTAGTGTCTCTTTGTCATATAGAGATTCTAAGATACCTGTGGGTTCAGGTGGTTATAGCTGATCCCTCTGTTACAAAATCTTCATCCCTCTTTCACCTAAATgattttagcatccattgatCATTGCTTAGAGCCATTCTTTCCTTCTGCATTTTATTAGCTGGAATTCTTCAGTCAAGAAGATCTTTTCATCATGCCTATATGATTAGTCTGAAATGCTGTTCATAGTAAAAGGCAGGATAAATGCTTGATTCTTTCCCTCTATTAGTTTTCAGAATTGTGAGTTTGGACTCTAGCAACCTCCAGTCTTGACCAATAAAGCTTTGATTTTCAATGGGAACCCCATCCAGTTGTGTGAACGACTGTCTACCAAGGGAACCCATTAGAGACTCATTGCCTAGGGTTTTAGTGGGGACAGGTCACATACGCACCCTCTGCCTAACACAAACCAAAATTCCAGACTTCCAGCAGGAAGACAGGTTTTCAGCATAAACCATATTGTTTCCACAGACAGGTTAGGCATAGTGAGCCATTCTTATCAGTTCTGGGAATTGTGGGAACCACCCAAAATCCAGTTTCCCAAATGTCAGCCAAAGGGCCAACTTTGCAAGCTGGGTTTTCTAAGGACTGCagtttacttcttttaaaaaatgtaaactttgTTCAGCACACCTGAAACATACTTACTATACCTTACAAGTAActatgttgtttttctctattaacAGTAAGATTTATAATGAAATTCAccatttctttatgtttctttctgTGCCCCAAAATACGTCCCAGTAGGGATGTATATTCAGAGTACTGTGTTTATAAGCCTTTTCTTCACATTGGTATACTCCCACCATGACATAACATtgatttgcttcattttgttttttacttttagaggtttttccttttgatttaatttaaaaattatgtaaaacttttatattataaACTTTCCCAAAGTCAAAACTATGTAACAGGATGCAGTTTCAGAAATTTCCTTGAATCTCTGTATCTTCCaccctttccccttcctcccctggtAGGtacccatttttatttaatttatcccCCTTTCGTTTCTTTTTTCTGAAGATGTATGCaaatggatatgtgtgtgtgatatttctttatttattcatttattttctcccattgatGTACAAACGATACTAAACACAGTTTTATGTGCTTCCTTATTTAACAATATATTCTGGAGATACATATCTTGGAGATGACTGTGTCCCAGAGATCCTGCTGGTGTAACTGGGAGGAACTCTGGCAAAGGGGGGTTTGGGGTGAGGATTGGGAAGCAGCATGCTGGGTTTAAACATGGGTTTAAAAGCCTTTAACAAAGGCTTTTAAAATGTCCAGGTGATTCCATCAAGTAGGCAGTTGCATCTACTGTTGTATATGAGGAGGAGGGTCTGTGCTGAGTGTTGATCAACATTTGAGAGTCAGTAAGATATAGTTAAAgccatgacagaggatgaggtctCTTAGGAGGGAATGTGGAGCAGAGGCAGGAGCTAGATGGGCCTCTGGGTGAACAGCTTGTTTCTCCCCTCTGGACAGCTGCTCCAAAACAGCAGGAGAGAGAAGGGCTGAGCCTGCccagaaaagagataaaagaccacatatttctcattctcaaggagaccttcccaactacACATGcccagaaaggctccttggaggtaaCAAGAGAGGCGTCAGCTTGTAGTAAGTGATGTCAGCTTACCCATAGGCCCCTTcgctagaatccatcttggctaagaggtGCATGGGTACACATGGAAGGGCCTGAGATACAGTGATGCCAAGGACAGACTCGGAACCAGGCAAAGTAAGATTATCGGCTGAAGGAAACCTGGGAGAAACACCCTGTAAAAGTGATTGTAATAAAACCACCATGAGGGCGAAAGTCTCTGAGCCCACCTGTGTCATAAGTGCTTTACttgtttcactttcagttttcccagcaccatttattgaagatgtTGTCTTCTCACAACTATATATTCTTGTTTCTttcattgtaaattaattgaccataagagcatgggtttgtttctgagctctgttctgttccatttatctatgtgTTATCACAATACcgctttgattactgtagctttatatagtctgaagtcagagtgcataattcctccagctctgttcttctttctcacggttgttttggctatttggggtcttatGTGTTGCcatacaagttttaaaattatttgctctagttctgtgaaaaatgcccttggtTTTTGACAGGATTTCACTGATTCTGCTgattgccttgggtagtgtggtcattttaacaatattgattcttccaatccaagagcgtGGGATTTCTTTCCATCAGTTTGTGTCATCTTCCATCTCTTTtgtcagtgtcttatagtttccCAAGTACAGgccttttgcctccttaggtattagtaggtttattcttaggtgctttatttttttttgacatcATGGGAGATGGGATTGCTTCCTTAATTGCtcttctgatagttcattgttgaTGTATAGAAACACAGCAGATTTCTGTATCATTAATGAGCTCTTGGAGTTCTCTGGTGGCCTCttcaggattttctgtgtatggtAGACAGATAGTATCATCTGCAGACAGggaaattttacttcttttctaatttgaattccttttatttctttttcttatctgattgctttggctaggacttccagtgtTGTGTTGGATTaaagtggtgagagtaggcatcCTTGTGTTGTTCTTGACCTTGGAGGAAATggtttcagcttttcaccatagAGTATGACATtagctgtgtgtttgtcatatatggcctttattatgttgaagtatgtccTCTCTGGGCctactttctggaaagtttttatcatgagtggatgttgaattttgtcaaaagctttttctgcatctgttgggTTGCTCATACGCtcatattcttcagtttgttaatgtggtatatcatgttgattgatttgtggattttGAAAAATCCTTGCCTCTCCTGGATAATCTCTcttaatcatggtgtatgaaccttttaatatactgttggatttggtttgctaatactttgttgaggatttttgtgtcactgtgttcatcaatgatattaccctttaattttctttatttgtggtatctttggttttggtatcagcaacctcatctttttttaaaaattagaatataattgctttacaattttgtgtcagtttctgccgtaca contains:
- the MANBAL gene encoding protein MANBAL, translated to MASELDFSPPEVPEPTFLENLLRYGLFLGAIFQLICVLAIIIPVPKSHEADAEPSEPRSAEVMRKPKATAPSANKRPKKEAKKKR